In Pelodictyon luteolum DSM 273, the genomic stretch CCGAAGAAGGCTGAGGTGAGCGCGCCTGAAAAAAAGGCGCCGAAGGTTCCTGAACCCATGAAGCCGAAGAAAACCGTTCCCGATCCCAAGAGCGTTCCGGCTGAAAAGGCTCCCGATTTACAGAAAGCCATTGCAGACCTCAAGAAAAAAGTCGACGCCAGGGCTGCTGCTGAAAAAGCTGCCAGCCAGGACAATCTGCAGCGGGCGCTCTCCAGACTGAAGGCATCCGTGTCGCAGGGGACCGGGGGTTCCGGCTCAGGTTCCGGGTCGCAGGGGAGCGGTTCCGGGACCGGCGGCGGAGGCGGTACGGCTGATGCCTATTTGGCAGCGGTTGTCGAGACTATCAACCGCAACTGGAACTTCAACAGCCAGATGCTGCAGCGGACTGACGGTATGGAAGTATATGTGGAAATACTGGTGCTTCGCGACGGGACGATACAGCAGATCGTGTTCGTAAAGCCATCATTG encodes the following:
- a CDS encoding energy transducer TonB, with translation MKKSGARIRAERPFSFWLALAAVTHIVLFAGLLAYQQWVAVRPFKPRVVTVSLLSMPGGGAQAGSGGPAAAVSEPVPAPEPEPAPVPQPPKKAEVSAPEKKAPKVPEPMKPKKTVPDPKSVPAEKAPDLQKAIADLKKKVDARAAAEKAASQDNLQRALSRLKASVSQGTGGSGSGSGSQGSGSGTGGGGGTADAYLAAVVETINRNWNFNSQMLQRTDGMEVYVEILVLRDGTIQQIVFVKPSLSPYLNNSVKNALEKSSPLPPRSDGPPSERFKFVFTPKGIDR